One window from the genome of Nicotiana tomentosiformis chromosome 5, ASM39032v3, whole genome shotgun sequence encodes:
- the LOC104095180 gene encoding protein yippee-like At4g27745, producing the protein MEEGLVGPRIYSCCKCRNHIAFHDDIVSKNFQARTGRAYLFTHAMNVVIGQKEDRHLMTGLHTVADVKCSDCGEVLGWKYERAYDESQKYKEGKFVFERFKIVKDNW; encoded by the exons ATGGAAGAAGGATTAGTTGGTCCACGGATATACAGTTGCTGTAAATGCAGAAATCACATTGCTTTTCATGATGATATCGTCTCCAAAAATTTTCAG GCAAGAACAGGGAGAGCTTATTTATTTACACATGCCATGAATGTAGTAATAGGGCAGAAGGAAGATCGGCACCTAATGACAGGTTTGCATACTGTGGCAGATGTTAAGTGTTCTGATTGTGGGGAAGTTTTAGGATGGAAATATGAAAGAGCATATGATGAAAGCCAGAAatacaaagaaggaaaatttGTTTTCGAAAGATTTAAGATTGTAAAAGATAATTGGTAG
- the LOC104094964 gene encoding ATPase GET3A-like, protein MALSNNQEIPEGTVQNLMEQDTLKWVFVGGKGGVGKTTCSSVLGILLSQVRSSVLIISTDPAHNLSDAFQQRFAKTPTVVNGFTNLYAMEVDPTIENEEGGSEGVDGFFSDLANAVPGIDEAMSFAEMLKLVQTMDYSVIVFDTAPTGHTLRLLQFPSTLEKGLAKIMSLKSKFGGMLSQMTRLFGVDDEFGEDAILGKLEAMRDIIEQVNRQFKDPEMTTFVCVCIPEFLSLYETERLVQELTRFEIDTHNIIINQVLFDVEVVESQLLKARMRMQQKYLDQFYTLYDDFNITKLPLLPQEVCGVEALKAFKYHFLTPYRPSRVRASAEELESGIAKLKEQLKDAEAEYERIRKGNNQV, encoded by the exons ATGGCTTTGAGTAATAATCAAGAAATACCAGAAGGGACAGTGCAGAATTTAATGGAACAAGACACGTTAAAGTGGGTATTTGTAGGTGGAAAAGGTGGCGTTGGGAAAACAACATGCAGTTCTGTTCTTGGAATCCTTCTTTCTCAGGTCCGATCGTCTGTTCTCATAATTTCCACTGATCCAGCTCACAATCTCAGCGATGCTTTTCAACAGCGTTTTGCAAAAACTCCCACTGTCGTTAATGGCTTCACCAATTTGTACGCCATG GAAGTTGATCCAACTATAGAGAATGAAGAAGGCGGTTCAGAAGGAGTGGACGGTTTTTTCTCGGATTTGGCCAATGCAGTTCCAGGAATTGATGAAGCCATGAGTTTTGCTGAGATGCTAAA ATTGGTGCAAACAATGGATTACTCTGTAATAGTGTTTGATACAGCACCAACGGGACACACTCTCCGGCTATTACAGTTCCCGTCGACACTAGAGAAAGGGCTCGCCAAAATAATGAGTTTGAAGAGCAAATTTGGTGGTATGCTGAGTCAG ATGACTCGTCTCTTTGGTGTTGACGATGAATTTGGTGAGGATGCAATTCTAGGCAAGCTTGAAGCCATGAGAGATATTATTGAACAAGTGAACAGACAATTCAAGGATCCA GAAATGACGACGTTTGTTTGTGTTTGCATTCCGGAGTTCCTCTCTCTGTATGAGACTGAAAGACTTGTTCAAGAACTCACTAGGTTTGAGATTGATACACACAACATTATAATTAACCAAGTCCTCTTTGATGTAGAAG TTGTTGAATCTCAGTTGCTGAAAGCTAGAATGCGGATGCAACAAAAATACTTGGATCAATTCTACACTTTATACGACGACTTCAATATCACGAAGCTGCCTTTGCTTCCGCAAGAG GTTTGTGGTGTTGAAGCTCTGAAAGCATTTAAGTATCATTTTCTAACACCGTACCGACCTTCTCGTGTGCGAGCTTCAGCAGAAGAGCTGGAGAGTGGGATAGCTAAACTGAAAGAACAGTTGAAAGATGCTGAAGCAGAATATGAAAGAATTAGGAAAGGGAACAATCAGGTTTAA
- the LOC138891748 gene encoding serine/threonine-protein kinase BLUS1-like translates to MGRITRAYRPEVGRLITDPNTDITYLFEKVIGISGLDYVYKAAYYARDKHTNKFSTGYVTVKYLRKGNPDIGTSFTATDKIPTRNIINIESWFIHRFDDGYLVALPYMSEGSLRYILSSNFYYGLPEDCIAIALKEALFGLLDIHNSGRIHKYFNAGNIFVNKSKAVEEIEIKLAFGAAVYDSDLQFKVNKEVDAGDSSVPLLTNISAWAAAPEVYYIYEDSDSDDQIENYYSVKSDIWLVGITALELAYGNIRVSHREDFDDMINKIRKSKKLPNRLEDLFEEITYPIEEEEEEEEEKKDGKMKKVVGFFKDKLKLGKEKEGDLVEEINDKKGKMKKVMGFFKDKVGKKKEEERLFSKEFEKVVVDCLAKNPRKRPNVERLLRQPFFEKAKDKNWFQRNVLHAKNPMPIISDSDSDD, encoded by the exons ATGGGTAGAATCACAAGAGCTTATCGTCCAGAAGTTGGAAGACTAATCACAGATCCAAACACTGATATTACTTACTTATTTGAAAAAGTAATCGGTATTTCAGGTTTAGATTATGTTTACAAAGCTGCATATTACGCACGTGataaacataccaataagttttcTACTGGTTATGTTACAGTAAAATATCTGAGAAAAGGTAATCCAGATATTGGAACGAGTTTTACTGCAACAGATAAAATTCCAACTCggaatattattaatattgaatCTTGGTTTATACATAGATTTGACGATGGGTATTTGGTTGCATTACCATATATGTCAGAAGGATCTTTACGTTATATTCTTTCTTCTAATTTTTACTATGGTTTGCCTGAAGATTGTATTGCTATTGCACTTAAAGAAGCATTATTTGGTTTATTGGATATTCATAATTCTGGTCGAATTCATAAGTATTTCAATGCTGGGAATATTTTTGTTAATAAATCTAAGGCTGTTGAGGAGATTGAGATTAAATTGGCTTTTGGAGCAGCTGTTTATGATTCGGATCTTCAATTCAAAGTGAATAAAGAAGTAGATGCTGGAGACTCTTCG GTACCACTTCTAACGAATATTTCTGCATGGGCAGCTGCACCAGAGGTTTATTATATATATGAAGACTCTGATTCTGATGATCAAATTGAGAATTACTACAGTGTTAAATCTGATATTTGGTTAGTTGGAATTACAGCATTGGAATTAGCATATGGGAATATAAGAGTAAGTCATCGTGAAGATTTTGATGATATGATCAACAAAATAAGAAAGTCAAAAAAATTGCCAAATAGATTAGAAGATTTGTTTGAGGAAATTACTTATccaatagaagaagaagaagaagaagaagaggagaaaaAAGATGGGAAAATGAAAAAAGTTGTGGGATTTTTTAAGGATAAGTTGAAATTAGGAAAAGAGAAAGAGGGTGATTTGGTTGAGGAGATTAATGATAAAAAAGGTAAAATGAAGAAAGTTATGGGATTTTTTAAGGATAAAGtgggaaaaaagaaagaagaagaaaggctaTTTTCTAAAGAATTTGAGAAGGTGGTTGTGGATTGTTTGGCTAAAAACCCAAGAAAAAGGCCAAATGTGGAAAGGCTATTGAGGCAACCATTTTTTGAGAAAGCTAAGGACAAGAATTGGTTTCAACGTAATGTGTTACATGCCAAGAATCCAATGCCAATAATAAGTGATTCTGATTCTGATGATTAA
- the LOC104094879 gene encoding F-box protein PP2-A13-like, producing the protein MGANSSSIDSNSANGSNHPPLKTKLEDIPEACAALILSYLDPPEICKLARLSRAFSAASSADFIWDSKLPSNYRYILEELLAMSIAGMGKKDIFAKLSRPNSFDSGTKEVWIDQNNGGVCLAVSAKGMTITGIDDRRYWNHIPTDESRFGIVAYLHQIWWVEVDGELEFQFPAGTYSVFFRLQLGKFTKRLGRRVITNTEQVHGWDLKPVQFQLTTSDGGCVMSKCYLDNVGTWVHHHVGDFVVKDSAAMTKLKFSLMQIDCTHTKGGLCVDSVLICPISLAKELRSS; encoded by the exons ATGGGCGCTAACTCTTCTTCCATAGACTCAAACTCTGCTAATGGCTCAAACCATCCGCCATTGAAAACTAAGCTTGAAGATATACCAGAAGCTTGTGCTGCTCTTATTCTCTCTTATTTGGATCCACCAGAAATCTGCAAATTAGCCCGTCTTAGTCGGGCCTTTTCGGCCGCTTCTTCTGCGGATTTTATTTGGGATTCCAAATTGCCCTCCAATTATCGGTATATTCTCGAGGAATTGCTGGCCATGAGTATTGCAGGCATGGGTAAAAAGGACATTTTTGCAAAGCTTTCCCGGCCCAATTCTTTTGATTCTGGCACAAAG GAGGTATGGATTGATCAGAATAATGGAGGGGTTTGTTTGGCAGTTTCAGCTAAAGGAATGACGATTACCGGAATTGATGATCGGAGATATTGGAATCATATTCCGACAGACGAATCAAG ATTCGGAATTGTCGCTTACCTTCATCAAATCTGGTGGGTTGAAGTTGATGGAGAATTAGAGTTCCAATTTCCTGCAGGGACATATAGTGTATTCTTTAGACTTCAGCTTGGCAAATTTACCAAGAGGTTGGGACGTCGAGTCATCACTAACACTGAACAAGTTCACGGTTGGGATTTAAAGCCCGTGCAGTTCCAGTTAACGACGTCTGATGGTGGATGTGTCATGTCCAAATGTTATCTAGATAATGTAGGAACTTGGGTACATCACCATGTGGGAGATTTTGTGGTTAAGGATTCCGCGGCCATGACAAAGTTAAAATTTTCTTTGATGCAGATTGATTGTACACACACTAAAGGTGGTTTGTGCGTAGATTCTGTGTTAATATGCCCGATAAGTTTAGCAAAAGAGTTGAGATCTTCCTGA